The Paenibacillus beijingensis nucleotide sequence CGGAGTTTGCGTCCCATAAATTCCATCGGGTCTAGTTCACCTTCACTTCCCGTACACCGAAATATTTAGTCCCCTCGATATCCACATGCGTGTCAAAGGCAATCTGGCTGTGTCCGTTGCCGTCGCTGACGGTAACCTTCCAATAATAAGTTCCCGGCTGGAGCGATTTCAGCTGAACGGCGGTTCCGCTAGTCGTCTGCCGCTTGACGACGGACGTAATGGCGGGATCCTTTGCGAGTGTCCACTCGTAAACGAGATCGTCTCCCTGCAGGTCGAAGGAACGCTCCCATGGAAACGTAACCGTGTCTCCCTTCTGCAGAATATCGCCGAGGAAGAACGGTTTGGGCCGGAGCAAATCCTCCTTGAACCGCTGCATGGAACGCGCCGGCGTGGAGGCGATTTGCCGGTATTGCTCATCCATCCGGCCGAATTGAATCGGCAAGAAGCCGATATCGGGATAATTCTTCATGACAGGCTGGACAACGGGGGCATACCGGGACAGCAGCCTGGAAACCGTTGTTTCATTAATATAAGATTGATAAAGCTCATTCATCTTCGCTTCAAGCAGTCTGACATTCTCTTCGCTGCGGAAGAAGCGGTTGTGCAGCTTGACCCCCCAATAATAGCTGATCCCGGTTGCATAAGGGCTTAATCTTCCCTTCAATCTCTCGAGTTCCCATCCTCCGTCATAATCCCACGGCAGAAAGTACCACTTATTGGAGTTTAAAGGCGAATAGATAAGGAAGTTATGCGAACTCGTATCCATATTGTCCATCAGTATGTTGGAAGCGACCCAAGTCAAATAGTTGTCCAGATCAAAATGCTTCTCCATCACCTGGTTAATCGGGATCGAGAGATTATTGACATCATCCAGCATCCCGAGCAGCTTCTGATGCTCTCCATAACCTTCGATGGACAGCCTCGTTTCGAACTTGGCCTTATTGTAGGCAGGATCGTCATGTGCCTTCAGCTCGTCCGGATAACGCAGAAACTCGAACATTTCGGCCTTGTACAGATAGCCGTACGGGTCAAGCCGATGGGTGCGAAGAAACCGTTTGTTCGGCTGCTCGACATGAGTGAACAGCCCGTAGTCCTGAAAGCCTGTGCCGGCGGAACCCCGGCTGTCGCTCAAATCCTTGACGAACAGACGGATAAACTGGGTGCGCAAACCGGCCATATCCGGGATCGTTTCGAACAGGTCGAAGCTCAGTTTATTGCGCACACGCGAAGGATCGGGAGAATGCTTGTTCAAGTTAAGCGTTCGCTGGCCGCGCCAAAGACCGCCCTGGTCATCGAGCTTGATTTTATAGGACCGTTGCGCTGAGTAGCGGGTGGAGTTCCCGCGCAGACCGATGGTGGCATTGGCTTCCTTTGCGCTGTAGCCGTAACCATCCGCGGCAGGGCCGCTGCCATCCGGCGAGCCCTCCTGCACGACCGCCTTCAGCGTTCCTTCATATTCCCCGCCTTCCATACTGTTAAGCCGATACCAGTCGAACGGATTCGGCCCGCCGCTTTCATCGGGGAGAACCGTCACATAGAAAGCGGTGATCGAGTTGTCCTGATCGCTCTCATAAAGCCGCTTGTCCTCCACCAGCTTGTCCGGCGTAACGGCGGTTTGCGGCGGCTTTTCCGCTTCTGTCGCTTCCAAGGTTTCATTCGTCGCAGAGTCGTTGGTACAAGCGCCGAGAAGCACGGCCAATGCCAGCAACAGCAGCATGGTCATTGGCGATTTGGGCAGCTTGCGGCGCGAGAGGGCGGAAGGCCGTGGCAGTGTTGAAATAGGCTGCGCACAGAAAGTATGGTAATCGATCCGCTCGGCATACCAGACGATTCTTGCGAGCGAGGCGCAAAGCGCGGCCATCGAGGCGGCGAGCATGCCGAAGCCATGAGCCTCCGCATGCATCGTCCATGCGCTTAGGGCGGCGTTTAATATAACAAATGAACTGCTGATCATAAGAACACCTTTCCGGTCGTCGAAGTAAAGAAGTAGAAGCATAATGACAAAAGCGATGATAAACAGATAATAGCTGAGTACGAGCACCATATAGATTTGCAGCTGCCCGGTGGAGAATCCGATCATCGGCAGCAGCTGAAAGCCAAGGGCTACGGAAATAACCGAGAAAATTAACTGCACCTCCATAATGAAGGCAATCTCCCGCATAAGCGTTTGCTGCATTTCCTTGCGGGCGGAAGCAAGGTCCGCAATGGTGCCTCCGGTCAGGATCAAGGTGTAATACTGTTTAAATTTCTCATAAAATGTCGTCTCCACCACCACGACAAACGTAACCAGCGTCGGCAGCACCGTAAGATAAGCATAGAACACCGGCGTATCGTAAAAGGGAGAGATCCGGTAACCGCCGGCGATCGCTTCATTCATCGGTCCCAGCCAGTATACAAAGCTGTGCACATAGACGCCGGCGTAGAAAAAGGTGCCAATCATCATCAAGGAAGGGTACCGGCGGACATAAGCCAGAAAGCTGAAATAAAGGCGGCAGTCGCGAGGCGGCAGATTCTTCTCGAGATGGATGCTTGTCAGCAGAATGACCGGAAAAAAGCCGATATCCATGGCAGCAAGCATGCCGGCCGCTGTCTTCCAGGGCGTAAACTCGGCCAGCAGCCAGGCACAGGCGATGCCTGCCAGCGCTCCGATGAGAAAGCTGCGCGTAATGCGCTTGTAGTCCTTCAGCACGGTCAGGAGCACGGCCTGCAGCCAGAGGACAATCAGCTCGCTGAACAGCAGCAGAGCGGCCATCTTATAGCCGGCGGGTGCCTGCACCCCGTGCAGGAACAGCCAAGCAACCAGCAGGCCGAGCGGCAGGCAAAGGGCGGACGAGCCGTAATAGGAAGACAGCAAATGCTCAGGCTGTTTTTTAAAGAGCATATCCGCCATAAAGCGGCTCAGCGTCATCGACAGGCCGCCGGTTATAAGGACGGAAAAAATGAAAGCGTAGACGACCGTCACCAGGAACAGCTCTTTGTCCGCATAGCTTCCTCCGGCGCGGGTCAGCAGAAAGTTGATGGCGATCACCATAATCATGCAAAGAACCATCGGACCGACGACGGTCATCGATGAGTAGCCGTAAGCCCGGAGCTGCCCGAACAAACTGTCGGAGCGGTATAACTTTCTTAATTCGAAGCCGATTCCCGCCATGCTGCCGCCTCCTCATACTGTTGGTACAACCCGCGGTAGTCACGGATAAATTGCTCATGCGTATACCGGGCCCGCACCCGCTTATAGCCGTTTCGTCCCATTTCTTCCCGCAGCGCGCGGCTTTTGCAGAGCGAGATGACGGCTGCGGCCATCTGGTCATAGTGCATCACCGGGACGACCACTCCGGCTTGACCGAAGTGATCGCTCACGCCGTACAGCAATTCCCGGCAGCTGCCGACGTCGGTCGTGACGCAGGGCTTGCCGGCCGCCATCGCCTCCAGTACGGCAAAAGGCATCCCTTCGCTGATGCTGGACAACAAAATGATATCCATCCGCGGAAGGTACTCCTGAACATTGACCTGGCCCGTGAAGTGAATATCGCGGACGCCAAGGTTCCGGACGAGCTGCCTGCATTCCTCGGAATACGTCTCGTCTTCCTCGGATGGTCCCATAATATATAACTCGGCCGCTGGGATTTGGCGTTTGACGAGCGCAAAGCTGTTGATCATCGTCTTGATGTCCTTGATGGGCACAAGCCGCACAATGGCGCCGATCCGCACCTGCGCATCCTCCCGCTCCGCGGGCGAAGGCGTTTCGTCCGCCATTTTCACCCCGTTCGGAATAATCCGTATTTTATTCGCGTCGCAGCCGATTTCAACCTGGATGGCGCGATTGCGCTCGAACAGCGAAATCACTTGATCGCTCATCGTATAAGCCGCTTCAGATAAATGGTAGAAATACTCGATCCACAGATCCTTGAAATAACCGAGCACCCAATCGGCCTTAATGATTTCCTCCTCCCGTTCCCGGGAGTAAATGCCGTGTTCGGTGAGCAGAAACGGCTTGTTGTACAGATGTTTGGCTAGCGCTCCGATGACGCCGGCATAGCCGGTCGAAACGCTATGGTACAGGTCGGCCTCCGGAATGGCGCTGCGGATCGTAAGAAAGAGCGGCAGCATCATGGAGCGGACGGTCCAGAACATTTCGGTAAAAGGAACCCGTGTGTACCGCTGCTCGCACAGTTCGACCACAAGGTCGAAAAAATGCTCGCTCATCATAATATCGGCGGCGGAAAGCTGCTTGTTCAAGCGCAAAAGGTCAAAAATCCCGGGCCAATCCACCGGTCCGTCTCCGCTGATCAGCGAACGGAGCGATTCCTGCTCACGGGCGTTCGGCCGAAACCGGTGCCGTTTGCTGCGCTGCTCATGCAGGTAACCGTCCAAAAAAATTTCGTGCACCTCCGTCAGGTTGGAAGGCAGCTTGTATTTAAACTTGCCGCGCTGCTTTTCCTCCGCGCCGATGGCAAACATAATAAACTCATGCTCCGGCAAATTTTGGGTAAGCGAGTGGATCCAGCTCGATACCCCGCCGGTGACGTACGGATAAGAACCTTCGGCAATCAGACAAATTCTCATGGTTAAGCCTCTTTCAGTTCAATGGTAAACGTTGGCTCCGATGCACGTACAAGGTAGACGCCGTCATCAATTTTGCGCACCTCGCAGTCGGAGAGACGGGCGATTTTTTTGGTCGTGCGCAGGAAAAACGACAGATTGCCCCCGTTCCCGGACACCGTCCCTTCAATGGAATTGCCGTTATGCTGCAATTGAATGCCGCTCGTCAATACGTTCTCTACAGCCACGGCTGCCTGGGCGGAAGTCTTGGCTTCGAGCCACGGATACGTCATCTGCAGCTCTTTCAGCATATCCGAAAAGTGCTCATATAACGACTCCCATTTCATGTCGTGGTTCCGGTCCTCGTCGATGAGATCGTCGGGATGGACAAAATGGGAAAAGTAGCCGTGCAACGTAAGCGCCGAGGCCGCGAACCAAGTCCCGTAGGGCTCATTCATATACCCGGATGTAATCCTCGGCATTTCCAATACCCCGTCCTTCGCCAATTCGAACTCCTGCACATAAGAGAAGCCGCTGGCATCCTCGCCGTACAGCGAGGCGACGACGGCGACCTCCGGCCAGCTTCGCTTAAGAGCCTGTCGTCCTTCCGGCCCCAATACATTCGAGGGCGGGACATAGGTCGATAACGTGTAATTCGGAAAGGAAGCTTTCGCAAAACGGAGAGCCTCGTCAATCGACAGTGACATATTTTCCGGCGAAGACCATGCTTTGTATCCGTAGTTTCTTGCCGTCGTTTCATCCATCGTAAGCGACTGGTGATTGTAGCCGTGCAGACCGAGTTCTCCGCCTTGCTTGAGCAGTTCGCGTCCAAATGCAATCAGCCCCTCGCGATCCGAATCCTCGGGCGAACTGAAGGGTGCAGCTACATTGTGATTGTAGGACTCGATGATCACTCCGCTGTACTTGACGTTGTATCGGCTCGCGGCCCGCAGCATATCCTTCCACCAGACATTCCGGTAAAATTCGGGCAGATCTCCTTTATAACGAGGAGAGATGTCCAGTTCGGTCTTCGCCGGCAAAGGGGCGGGAAAATCATCGATATACATCACCTTGGCGTTGAACACCGGATAGATAAAATCCGGCTGCAGCATGGAAATGGCACCGGCCAGCAGGCCGCGGTTGATTTTCTCCTGCAGCATCGTCCCGTTGAACACCGTGAAGCTGCCGCTTCCATAGCGGCGGCTCCAGAGCAGCGGTGTTCCGTCCGAAGTGGCGGCATGGATATGGCTGTCGGAATCCAGCTCGACTTGCAGCACGGTATTGGTTATGAAATCATCATCGATATGGAGGCCGGATTGTCCGATAATTACGTTATCATAAAGCCGAATACCAGTTTTCGACACCCAGTTGCCTGTATCCAGAATACCCAGTTTGCGCGACAGAAGGTAGTAGGCATCATCCGGCTCCGGCACAATCGTGAGAAGAACCGAACCTCCTTGCTCCACATAGGATGCGAGCCGATTGATATCTCCGATAAGGCGCAGAGACTCTAAGGAAATAATAACCGCCTGGCAGCCCCGGTAATCTGCACCCGCCTTACGGATGTCGGTCATTTGGACCGGTTTTTTCATATAACCGAGCACCCGGGATGCCTGCCCGTTCACCTTGGAGCTGAAAGCATCCGAACCGTTGTAAACCAGACAAAAAGGAGACCCGCCCGGCTGGGGAATGCCTGCCGAAGCGGCAGCCCGCATGCGCTGAGCCAGATCCCGGTTATCATTTTGGTTGCCGAATTTTTGGAAGAAGCTGGATTGTGTGAGCAGCAGGACGACCGCAATGACGGCAATGCCGCCAATAATCATATAGATGCTCGGGTTCAGCCGTATTTTTTCTCGAGCCATATCCTTTTTTACCCTCCTTTCGACCAATACCGGACAATGGTGATCGACTTATTGGACAACCGGATCGGTGAACGCTTGAGCTGTTCCAATGCCGCTTCAAGCTTATGGGGCAATCGGAGGACATAGTAGAGCTTGATCATGACAAGATAAGCTTCTTCCTTCTCAGGAAAACGTTCCATATATCGACCGGCCGTCTGTTCGGCCGAAGCATAGTCCCCGATTTCCAAATCCGCGTCCAGCTTCTCGATATAAGCGGTCTCCGCTTGCGGATCGGCGTCGATCCAGTGTCCGAGCACCTCCGAATAGGTTTGCCGAAGCTGAAGATAGGTCTGTCTGTCCAGAAAGCCGCTGCGAATATAGTCCCTCAGCACCTCGGCATAGGAGGCAAGCACTTCACGGTCGGTGCGGTTTTCTTCGTACTGAACCGCAAGTGCCTGAATGGTCAGGTTCAGCTTGCGCTTGATTTCCATAATGGCGCTTGCCGCGTAATGAGAGGTTTCGGTATCTTCATTGCTCACGGCAAGACGGAGCATTTCCAGGTGATCCAGCGACTGGGTTTTAAGCATATCGATCACGGCCTGTCTTCTCGAAGGCAGGTCGTTGATTGCAAGCGCCTCTTCAATCGAAACAACGTTCAGTTCCCGTTCCGTTTCCGGAGTATGCAGCTGTATGGACGCTGCTGAAGGAACGTCAAGAGAAGCGGCAGTCAACAATTCATTGAGCTGAAGTTCGCGCTGGGCGGTGTCCGTATCCCGTTGCGGACGCCTCCGGAAGAGCGGCAGCGTAAGGCCGACGACCGGGAAGGCGGCTGCAAACGAGAAGCGAACCCAGGCTTCCCGGGGACTGCGCCGGAAGCGCAGACCGATCATCAGGGCGCAGACGAGCAGATAAGCGATATAAAGGGCTTCAAACATACTCGGGACCTTCTTCGACGACTTTCATGTAAATGTTCTGTTTCTGGAAGCGTTCCAGCACAAATTGCGCTTCTTCCTTGTTTGTGTTGCTGAGCAGCACCAGCAGTTCACCGTTTCGGCCCATCCCCATATAATCGGTTTCGCGCAGCGACGCAACGATCCGGTCGGCGAGTTCGTCGGTACTGGAACCGTCTGCAAGCGACGTCAGCAAAATAAAGTCGAGGCCGTAGCGCGAGCTGGCCTTCTGCTTATTTATCACGATTTCGGCAAACACCTCGTGCCGGAGAACTTTGCCCTGCATCCCATCCACGTAGCGGATGGTGCCGACCGCTTCAATATACGAATGGGCGCGCGTCAACGCGGATGAAATGAGATCGACGGCGACTTTGAACAGATTTTGATAGTAAAGAGTGAACCGCTCGAACTCGATCGTATGGACAGAGACGAGGGCAACCGTCTGCCCGGCGCTGATGACGGGTGCCGCCAGCAGCGGGAGATCGGCCTTAAGGTCTTTGTTGACAAATAGCTGGTGGCTGACCAGCAGCTCGTTCAGATAGGGATAATCCTGCACTTTGACGGACTTCGCCACGTCAGTCATGCCGCTCGAGTGTGCTGCCAGCCGCAGAAAGTTCCCCTGCTTGTTGACCGTATGGATGGTGACGCTGTCCGTATTCATAATGGATTCCAGTACGCCGACTGCAGCGGTAAAAATCTGTTCGGGCTCCAGCGTCTCGAGCTCTTTCGTCACCGCATGCAGCTTGCCGAAGCTGTGGCCGTTCGTCAAAATTTGCTGCTGCAGCTCATCCTTGATGAGGCGTGTTTCATCAAAGATATGATGCAGAAAGCTGTACTTCTCCTCTGCTTCCAGCAGCTTCTCCTCTTGGCTCCGCAGCTTCCGGGTACGATGGTCGATGGAATATCCGACCACGAGTCCGGCAGACAGATAGACGGCAAGCTGAAAGAAAAATTCGGAGCTGTAGGTCAGCGCGATCAAGTCCCGTCCGGATTCCAGTTCCCGGTATATATAAAGCCCGAAGGCGAGTACCGTCGCCGGCATCGATTGGCGGCTTCCGTGCAGAAGGCCGATCAGCAGAATATACAGCAAACTATAGTCAAACGAATAGGATGAGACAGGCTGCAGCTTCAATGTGATCCAGAGAAGCACCGCAAAACAAAACAAATTCTCCAAGGAAGGCAGGAGCGGCTTTGCAAGCTTTGCAAGCTTCGCAAGCCGGTTCTTTAGATCAACACGCGTCTTGGCTTGTTCTCCCGGCTTCGCGTGATCCGCCCTATGGTTCTGCTTGAACCAGTCATAGGTTTTGCGGAGGCCCTCCTGCAGTGAATATTTGGGCACCCAATCGAGACTTTGGAAAATCCGGCGGTTGTCGAGCGCGGAACGGTATATATCACCTTCACGGGGCTGGCTGTAGGAAACGTCGATCGCGCCATGAAGCTGCTGCAGATGCTTGATCAAATCGGTAACCCGGTTTTCGGTACAGGTGGACAAGTTGAAAACGCCGCTCAACGAAGAATAGGAGGCGCGGTAGATCGCATCGGCTACATCTTCCACATAGATGAAATCCCGCGTTTGCCCCCCGTCGCCGTAAACGTGAATTTCTTTCTGAGCCAATACGCGCTCAATGAAGATGGATACGACCCCGCCTTCGCCGCCATTGCCCTGCTTTGGCCCGTAGACGTTGGAGAACCGAAAGCATAAGGTGTCCAGGCCGAACAGGTCCTTCCATTTTTCACAGTAGATTTCTCCAACCATCTTGTTGATTCCGTAAGGGGAGATGGGATTAAGGGCTGCATCCTCACGTATGGGAACCTCATCTGGAGCGCCGTATACCGCCGCGGATGAAGCGAAAATAAACTTCTTTATGCCGTATTTACGGGCCAAAGTGAGCATATTGGCGAGGCCGAGCACATTGGATTTGGCATCCAGCTCCGGCTGAATCATGGAGGTGGCCACACTTACTTGCGCGGCTAAATGGACGACGACATCAAAACGGTGGGCCCGGAAAATTTCGTCGCAGTTTCGATCCTCTACGTTCAATATATATCCCCGATGCTTGAATGGAACGTTGCTTTTGCTGCCGGAGGACAAATTATCGAGGATGAATACCTGGTCCCCCTCTTTATGAAACCGTTCCGCCACGAAAGAGCCGATAAATCCATACCCGCCGGTAATTAATATTTTCATCCATCAATCTCCCTTAAACGGTCTGATGTACTTTCAGGCTAGAATATTCTAGCAGTTATAAACATTTCTTAAAAGTATAAAATAGAAAAAGATGTAATTAAAGAGGTTAATCATTTTATTTACTATTGCTTCTCTATCAGCCTCTATTTACAATCGGATAAAGCATTATCGATGCGGATTGCCGCAGGAACATAAAACGGGGCGAGGACCGTATAACGAATAGAAAAAAGGAGCGCAACATGAATCGAAAATTTTGGTGCCGGACAGCGCTGCTTCTTCTGTCTGTGGGTATCCTGAGCGGTTATTCGTGCACGGTGCCGGCGAAGGAGGAGGCGGTCATCAGCAGTTACCCGTTGGAAACGGATCAGGTACTGAATAACCCTTACATGGGCTTTGTCGTGGACGCCAGAGACAACAATCGGGCAAGCCAGCCGTTCCGGCTTGTGCATGCCAATCTGTTTTGGAGGGAACTGGAGCCGCAGAAGGGGGTCTACAACTTCGAGGAACTGGAGCGGAAGTTCCGGTTCGAATACTGGAGGCAGCAAGGTGTAAAGCTTGTCATGCGAGTTGTGCTGGATTATCCGCGGGAAGAAAGCCATATGGATATTCCCGACTGGCTTTATGAGGAGACCGGTCGTCAGGGCGTATGGTACGCCATCGAGTACGGACGGGGATTCAGTCCGGATTACACCAATCCGCTCCTCATTTCATATCATGCCAAGCTGATCGCCGCTCTGGCAGACCGTTATCGGGACGACCCGTTTGTCGCCTTTATCCAGCTCGGAAGCATCGGCCATTGGGGCGAATGGCATACGATGGATCACGGACCGAACCCGATCGCATTTCCAAAGAGAAGCGTTACCGACCGGTACGTCATTCCATATTTGCAGGAGTTCACCGGCAAACACCTGTTGATGCGCCGGCCGACCGCCATCGCTGCGAAGCATGGAATGGGTCTGTTCAACGACGCCTTCGGCAATGAAGAAACGATTGCCGGCGGATTCCGGGATTGGTACATGAACGGTTACACGTCCTGGCTGACCGGTGAAAAAGAACCGGCAATGCCGGATTTTTGGAAAAAGTCTCCCAGCGGAGGGGAATTTAGCGAGCGTCTGGCCGCTTTTTCGGATGACCGCATTGAAGGGACGCTGCTTCAGGCCAAGCTGACTCACGTGTCCTGGATGGGGCCTTCCGCTCCCTGGAGGGCGGAAGCCGGAGGAGCCTATCAAGAAAATATCAATCGTTTCTTGAACGCAATCGGGTACCGCTTTGCCGTGACCAAAGCCGAATATGAGCAAGAAAGGAAGCCCGGCGAGACGCTGCATGTCAGGTATGTCATGGCCAACCGGGGCGCAGCACCGTTTTATTTCCGCTGGCCGCTGGAATTGAGCCTGTTCGATCAGAACGGCAGTATGGCGGCGTCAGTCCGCAGCTCCGCCGATATTCGCGCCTGGCTGCCGGGATTGCACCGCGGGGCTGTCTATTTAACCGTTCCGGCGGATCTGGCGCCCGGCACCTATGGGGTGCATGTTGCCATTTTGGACCCCGAAACAGGGAAACCCGGCATCGATTTTGCGATGGAGGGCCGTCAGCCGGACGGCCGGTACAGGCTCGGCACCGTAATGGTTGTCCAATAAGGAGAGAGGCATTCCATCCTTCCAGCCGGATGAATGAAGAACCAAGCGCATGGATCACGCGCTTGGTTCCTATAACGGCAGTCAACCGTTGGTTATTTCGGCAAAAATTCCGTTGTGAAGGCTTTTGTAACATCCTGCTCCTTCTTGAGAAGCTTGAGCTCCAACATTTGCTTCATCATCGTTTCCCAATGCTCTTTCGACATGTAGCCGGTTCCATTCACAGCCGCATCGCCGCCGTATACGAGATCCTCCATCGTCTTGGATGCGTAGGTCATCGCTTCCGCATTCAGATCCGGATTTTTCTCTTTAATAAACGGATTTACTTCTTCATAGTGGTCTTTATAGTAGTCCCAACCTTTAATGGAAGCTTCAACATACGCTTTCACGATATCGGGATGGTCTTTTATGTATGACTCGGTCGTAATCAAGATGTTATCGTAGGGTGCATAGCCGGAATCGGCGATCCATAGCAATCCGACTTCGACGCCTTCCTGCATGACATAAAAGGGCTCGTTTGTTCCATAGACCTGCGTGACAGACTTTTTGTCTGCGGTGAAGTTGGCCATCTGGCCGTTATAGACCATGTCTTGAACTTTGTCGAGCTTGTACCGGTTTTTAATATATTCCCAGTATGCAATACCGGGTTGCGTGTACACTTTGCGCCCGTTCAGGTCGGAGAAATCTTTGATCGGTTCCTCTTTGTGGTACATCAGAGCTTGAGGCGTTTTTTGAAAAATACCCGCCAATCCAACGACAGGAACCCCTGCCTCTCTCGCCATCAATAAGTCATCCGCCTTCATCATAGCGAATTGCACTTTACCCGAGGACAACAGTTGTACGGGATTGATTTGCGGGCCGCCCGGCTCGATCGTCATATCCAGCCCTGCATCTTTATAAAACCCTTTCATTAAAGCTGCAAACTGTCCGCCATGCTCGGGTTGAGGAAACCAACCTACGATCTGC carries:
- the pelG gene encoding exopolysaccharide Pel transporter PelG → MAGIGFELRKLYRSDSLFGQLRAYGYSSMTVVGPMVLCMIMVIAINFLLTRAGGSYADKELFLVTVVYAFIFSVLITGGLSMTLSRFMADMLFKKQPEHLLSSYYGSSALCLPLGLLVAWLFLHGVQAPAGYKMAALLLFSELIVLWLQAVLLTVLKDYKRITRSFLIGALAGIACAWLLAEFTPWKTAAGMLAAMDIGFFPVILLTSIHLEKNLPPRDCRLYFSFLAYVRRYPSLMMIGTFFYAGVYVHSFVYWLGPMNEAIAGGYRISPFYDTPVFYAYLTVLPTLVTFVVVVETTFYEKFKQYYTLILTGGTIADLASARKEMQQTLMREIAFIMEVQLIFSVISVALGFQLLPMIGFSTGQLQIYMVLVLSYYLFIIAFVIMLLLLYFDDRKGVLMISSSFVILNAALSAWTMHAEAHGFGMLAASMAALCASLARIVWYAERIDYHTFCAQPISTLPRPSALSRRKLPKSPMTMLLLLALAVLLGACTNDSATNETLEATEAEKPPQTAVTPDKLVEDKRLYESDQDNSITAFYVTVLPDESGGPNPFDWYRLNSMEGGEYEGTLKAVVQEGSPDGSGPAADGYGYSAKEANATIGLRGNSTRYSAQRSYKIKLDDQGGLWRGQRTLNLNKHSPDPSRVRNKLSFDLFETIPDMAGLRTQFIRLFVKDLSDSRGSAGTGFQDYGLFTHVEQPNKRFLRTHRLDPYGYLYKAEMFEFLRYPDELKAHDDPAYNKAKFETRLSIEGYGEHQKLLGMLDDVNNLSIPINQVMEKHFDLDNYLTWVASNILMDNMDTSSHNFLIYSPLNSNKWYFLPWDYDGGWELERLKGRLSPYATGISYYWGVKLHNRFFRSEENVRLLEAKMNELYQSYINETTVSRLLSRYAPVVQPVMKNYPDIGFLPIQFGRMDEQYRQIASTPARSMQRFKEDLLRPKPFFLGDILQKGDTVTFPWERSFDLQGDDLVYEWTLAKDPAITSVVKRQTTSGTAVQLKSLQPGTYYWKVTVSDGNGHSQIAFDTHVDIEGTKYFGVREVKVN
- the pelF gene encoding GT4 family glycosyltransferase PelF; the encoded protein is MRICLIAEGSYPYVTGGVSSWIHSLTQNLPEHEFIMFAIGAEEKQRGKFKYKLPSNLTEVHEIFLDGYLHEQRSKRHRFRPNAREQESLRSLISGDGPVDWPGIFDLLRLNKQLSAADIMMSEHFFDLVVELCEQRYTRVPFTEMFWTVRSMMLPLFLTIRSAIPEADLYHSVSTGYAGVIGALAKHLYNKPFLLTEHGIYSREREEEIIKADWVLGYFKDLWIEYFYHLSEAAYTMSDQVISLFERNRAIQVEIGCDANKIRIIPNGVKMADETPSPAEREDAQVRIGAIVRLVPIKDIKTMINSFALVKRQIPAAELYIMGPSEEDETYSEECRQLVRNLGVRDIHFTGQVNVQEYLPRMDIILLSSISEGMPFAVLEAMAAGKPCVTTDVGSCRELLYGVSDHFGQAGVVVPVMHYDQMAAAVISLCKSRALREEMGRNGYKRVRARYTHEQFIRDYRGLYQQYEEAAAWRESASN
- a CDS encoding DUF2194 domain-containing protein; this translates as MAREKIRLNPSIYMIIGGIAVIAVVLLLTQSSFFQKFGNQNDNRDLAQRMRAAASAGIPQPGGSPFCLVYNGSDAFSSKVNGQASRVLGYMKKPVQMTDIRKAGADYRGCQAVIISLESLRLIGDINRLASYVEQGGSVLLTIVPEPDDAYYLLSRKLGILDTGNWVSKTGIRLYDNVIIGQSGLHIDDDFITNTVLQVELDSDSHIHAATSDGTPLLWSRRYGSGSFTVFNGTMLQEKINRGLLAGAISMLQPDFIYPVFNAKVMYIDDFPAPLPAKTELDISPRYKGDLPEFYRNVWWKDMLRAASRYNVKYSGVIIESYNHNVAAPFSSPEDSDREGLIAFGRELLKQGGELGLHGYNHQSLTMDETTARNYGYKAWSSPENMSLSIDEALRFAKASFPNYTLSTYVPPSNVLGPEGRQALKRSWPEVAVVASLYGEDASGFSYVQEFELAKDGVLEMPRITSGYMNEPYGTWFAASALTLHGYFSHFVHPDDLIDEDRNHDMKWESLYEHFSDMLKELQMTYPWLEAKTSAQAAVAVENVLTSGIQLQHNGNSIEGTVSGNGGNLSFFLRTTKKIARLSDCEVRKIDDGVYLVRASEPTFTIELKEA
- a CDS encoding NAD-dependent epimerase/dehydratase family protein, translated to MKILITGGYGFIGSFVAERFHKEGDQVFILDNLSSGSKSNVPFKHRGYILNVEDRNCDEIFRAHRFDVVVHLAAQVSVATSMIQPELDAKSNVLGLANMLTLARKYGIKKFIFASSAAVYGAPDEVPIREDAALNPISPYGINKMVGEIYCEKWKDLFGLDTLCFRFSNVYGPKQGNGGEGGVVSIFIERVLAQKEIHVYGDGGQTRDFIYVEDVADAIYRASYSSLSGVFNLSTCTENRVTDLIKHLQQLHGAIDVSYSQPREGDIYRSALDNRRIFQSLDWVPKYSLQEGLRKTYDWFKQNHRADHAKPGEQAKTRVDLKNRLAKLAKLAKPLLPSLENLFCFAVLLWITLKLQPVSSYSFDYSLLYILLIGLLHGSRQSMPATVLAFGLYIYRELESGRDLIALTYSSEFFFQLAVYLSAGLVVGYSIDHRTRKLRSQEEKLLEAEEKYSFLHHIFDETRLIKDELQQQILTNGHSFGKLHAVTKELETLEPEQIFTAAVGVLESIMNTDSVTIHTVNKQGNFLRLAAHSSGMTDVAKSVKVQDYPYLNELLVSHQLFVNKDLKADLPLLAAPVISAGQTVALVSVHTIEFERFTLYYQNLFKVAVDLISSALTRAHSYIEAVGTIRYVDGMQGKVLRHEVFAEIVINKQKASSRYGLDFILLTSLADGSSTDELADRIVASLRETDYMGMGRNGELLVLLSNTNKEEAQFVLERFQKQNIYMKVVEEGPEYV
- a CDS encoding DUF4832 domain-containing protein, which codes for MNRKFWCRTALLLLSVGILSGYSCTVPAKEEAVISSYPLETDQVLNNPYMGFVVDARDNNRASQPFRLVHANLFWRELEPQKGVYNFEELERKFRFEYWRQQGVKLVMRVVLDYPREESHMDIPDWLYEETGRQGVWYAIEYGRGFSPDYTNPLLISYHAKLIAALADRYRDDPFVAFIQLGSIGHWGEWHTMDHGPNPIAFPKRSVTDRYVIPYLQEFTGKHLLMRRPTAIAAKHGMGLFNDAFGNEETIAGGFRDWYMNGYTSWLTGEKEPAMPDFWKKSPSGGEFSERLAAFSDDRIEGTLLQAKLTHVSWMGPSAPWRAEAGGAYQENINRFLNAIGYRFAVTKAEYEQERKPGETLHVRYVMANRGAAPFYFRWPLELSLFDQNGSMAASVRSSADIRAWLPGLHRGAVYLTVPADLAPGTYGVHVAILDPETGKPGIDFAMEGRQPDGRYRLGTVMVVQ